A genome region from Triticum aestivum cultivar Chinese Spring chromosome 2B, IWGSC CS RefSeq v2.1, whole genome shotgun sequence includes the following:
- the LOC123039301 gene encoding putative serpin-Z8, translating into MEVMTDTKRSCSGGLAALATSLASRLAVTVKNRSSFLYAIFFPSQKQAMEATGVHYSVVREDTTPSCSGGLAALAASLVGRLADDDGAGGNLVLSPLSIYAALALLAAGARGATQDEILGVLGAPSRAALDEFLSTVAEDALEDHSEPGGPRVAFACGVWTDLTCPLKPAYRHAAASAYKADASTVDFRDNPEAARGQINAWVAQATRNLIGSVLGLGTITPYTRVVLGNAVYFKGKWEDPFDKEATANKLSHRLDGRTVDVPFMHRRRRQFIAVHKGFKVLKLRYQMAQRQGRHIDRNKRTQFSMCIFLPDALDGLPSLVDAIASQPGFLHKHLPKRKLGVREFRVPKFKLSFHSSVVTILKKLGLQLPFSDQADLSDMVERDESDLPLVLSDVIHKAVIEVNEEGTIAAAVSMRYADIECAITRCNAPDPMRQLSVSYSSLLPCHLLVCGNG; encoded by the exons ATGGAAGTGATGACGGACACGAAGCGGTCCTGCTCCGGTGGCCTGGCGGCGCTCGCCACCAGCCTCGCAAGCCGCCTCGCCGTCACGGTGAAGAACCGATCGTCGTTTCTCTACGCGATTTTCTTCCCGTCTCAAAAGCAGGCGATGGAAGCGACGGGTGTGCACTACTCTGTAGTGAGGGAGGACACGACGCCGTCCTGCTCCGGTGGCCTGGCGGCGCTCGCTGCCAGCCTCGTGGGTCGCCTCGCCGACGACGACGGCGCGGGAGGCAACCTGGTGTTATCGCCGCTGTCCATCTACGCGGCGCTCGCGCTCCTGGCCGCCGGCGCCCGGGGCGCCACCCAGGATGAGATACTCGGCGTCCTCGGCGCGCCGTCTCGCGCGGCGCTCGACGAGTTCCTCTCCACCGTGGCGGAGGACGCGCTCGAGGACCACTCCGAGCCCGGCGGGCCGCGCGTCGCGTTCGCGTGCGGCGTCTGGACCGACCTCACCTGCCCGCTGAAGCCAGCCTACCGCCACGCCGCCGCGAGCGCGTACAAGGCCGACGCCAGCACCGTCGACTTCCGCGACAATCCGGAGGCGGCACGGGGTCAGATCAACGCGTGGGTCGCGCAGGCCACGAGGAACCTGATCGGCTCCGTCCTTGGTCTGGGAACAATAACGCCGTACACCCGCGTCGTGCTCGGCAACGCTGTATACTTCAAGGGCAAGTGGGAGGATCCGTTCGACAAGGAGGCCACCGCCAACAAGCTGTCCCACCGTCTCGACGGCCGCACCGTCGACGTGCCCTTCATGCACCGTCGACGTCGCCAGTTCATCGCGGTGCACAAAGGGTTCAAGGTGCTCAAACTCAGGTACCAAATGGCTCAACGGCAAG GCCGACACATCGATCGTAACAAGCGTACACAGTTTTCTATGTGCATCTTCCTCCCTGATGCCTTAGACGGCTTGCCGAGCCTGGTCGACGCGATAGCATCCCAACCTGGCTTCCTGCACAAGCACCTACCGAAGAGGAAGCTCGGGGTTAGGGAGTTCCGGGTGCCCAAGTTCAAGCTGTCCTTCCACAGCAGCGTAGTCACCATCCTGAAGAAGCTGGGGCTTCAGTTGCCGTTCAGCGATCAAGCCGATCTCTCTGACATGGTGGAGCGTGATGAATCTGATTTGCCATTGGTCCTGAGTGACGTCATCCACAAGGCGGTCATCGAGGTAAATGAAGAGGGCACCATAGCGGCTGCCGTCTCCATGAGGTATGCGGACATAGAATGTGCTATCAcgcggtgtaacgccccggatccgatgcgccagttgtccgtcagttattcgtcgttgctgccatgtcatttgcttgtgtg CGGCAACGGCTGA